AGGGTCTGAAGGAAAACTTAAAAATTCTTTTATCCACACCCAGGGGATCAAACCAAGATTTTATACTCAAACTCTGAGACCCCAAGGATTTTATTTAAGGGAGGAGATCGAGAATTACCTAAGGAGTTTGCCCCCAGAAATCTATCGGGTAAAGGGAATCTTAAGATGTGCCCAGAGCCCTATCCCTCTTGCCCTAAATTACAGCTGTGGCTATATTTCCTGGGAAAGAATAGAATATCCTGGAGAACCTTTTCTTACCTTTATTGGTGAAATGCCTATAGAACCTTATTTTAAAAATTTCCCTCTTTCTGTGCAAAGGGAGTACCTTGAAGAGCTAATGTTACCTCTTTCTGCCTTTGATAGAAGAAAAAATTTTGCTTACCTTGAGGGAAAATTTGTTTCAGAAAGGAAGGCAGTAAAAGAAACCTTTAAGCTTCTTAAAAAAACGCCCTATTTAATAGTTACACAAAAGAATTCTTCTTTTCCTGATAGAAGAGTTATCTCCCTTAAAGACCTTACTTATTCAACTCTCTTGGATACAGAAAAAGAGATTTTAAAAAGACCTGAAAAGGTTTTACTGTTTATGAATCTTCCAAGTGCCATAACCAGTTACTTTTTGCAAAAACTATATAAAGATTATATGATTATTCATATAGGAGAAAGCTATCTTTTGCCTCAAGCCTATCTTTCTATAAGACTTGACACTCCTGAAAAGAAGAAAGCCTGGCAAAACCTTTTTAATTTTACATAGGTCCACATTTTTATAAGGAATATAAAGGATGTAAAAGAAAAACTTTTTTCTCAAAAGATATGGAGGCATTACAAAACATTGATTTTTCAAAAAAGAGGCCTTAAAATAAAGTTATGCAGAAAAAACTTCCCATCGGGATTGCAAGCTTTGAAAAGATTAGAAGTGAGCCCTATTATTATGTGGATAAAACTCCCTTTGTTGCAAAGCTTGTTGAAGAGGGAACTTATTATTTTCTCTCTCGCCCAAGGAGATTTGGAAAATCCCTTTTTGTGGACACCTTAAAGCAGGCCTTCCTTGGAAGAAAAGAGCTTTTCCAGGGGCTTTATCTTGAGAAAAACTGGGACTGGAGTGTTAAGTATCCTGTTATACATATTGATTTTGGAGGAAGAACCCTTAAAGGAGAGGAACATTTAATAACTTATATTCTTGAACAGCTTGAGAAAAATCAGGAAACCCTTGGAGTCTCCTGTTCAGAAAAAACCCTTTATGATATCTGTTTTGAAGAATTGATTCTTAAAAGTTATGAAAAATATAAGCAAAAGGTAGTTGTACTTATTGATGAGTATGATAAACCTATTTTTGATTGCATTGAAGATAGAGAAACTGTAAAAAGAATAAGAGATATTCTTGTAAAATTTTACATTATTCTAAAGCCCCTTGATAGATATCTCAAATTTGTTCTTTTAACAGGGGTTTTAAAATTTTATATGTCTTCAATTTTCTCAGGCTTAAATTTCTTAAATGATATTACTTTAAGCAGGGAGTATTCAACAATTTGCGGATTCACTCAAAAAGAGCTTGAAGAGGTCTTCAGAGAGGAATTAGAAGATAAGGATTTAGAGCTTATAAGATGCTGGTATAATGGTTATTCCTGGCTGGGTGAACCCGTTTACAATCCCTTTGATGTGCTTCTCTATCTTGAAAAAAGAACCTTTCACCCCTACTGGTTTGAGACAGGAACTCCAAGTTTTCTTGTAAAGCTTTTAATGGAGAAACGCTTTTATCTTCCTGAGCTTGAAGACCTAACTGCAACTGATGACCTGATTGGCTCTTTTGACCTTGACTATATTGAACCAGAAAACCTTCTCTTTCAGGTGGGTTATTTGACCATTAAAGAAACTATTGAAGAGGAAGGGTTAATTCTCTATAAGCTTTCTTATCCGAATAAAGAGGTAAAGATTAGCTTAAATAGAGTTCTTTTTTCTTATTTTACTCAGCTCAGTTCAGAAAGACCAAGGCTATCTCTTAAGATGATTGAGGCAGTGAGGGAGAGGGATTTTGAGAAGATGAAGAGGGTTCTTGAGAGTCTTTATGCAGGGATACCTCATGATTGGTTCAGGAAGAATGAGCTTTCCCGTTATGAGGGGTATTATGCAAGTTGTTTTTATGCCTTTTTATGTGGGTCCGGGTTTGAGGTAATCCCTGAGGATATAACGAATAAGGGGCAGATTGATTTGACAGTGCTTTATAGGGATAGGGCATATCTATTTGAGTTCAAGGTGGTTGAGGGAGAGGGGGGAGAAGGTAAAGCTTTAGTTCAACTTAAGGAGAAGGGGTATCATAAGAAGTATGAGGGGAAGTCTAAGGAGATTTATCTTATCGGGATTGAGTTTTCTTCAAGGGAGAGAAATATCAAAGATTTTTCCTGGGAAAAAGTCTCTTAATTAGAGAAAAATCCCGGAATAAAAATTTTGTGTTAAGGAAATTGTGGTATCTTATAGAAGGTATGAATCTTAAGGCTTTCATTCTTTGTGCAGGTTTTGGGAAAAGGCTTAAACCTATTACAGAAAAAATTCCTAAACCCCTGATCCCCATTCTTGGAAAGCCCCTTCTTGAAAGAATAATTAAGAAAATTAACAGGGCTGGAATTAAAGAAATAGCCATAAATCTTCACCATCTCGGTGAAAAAATCATAAAATTTATTGAAGATTTTCCTTTAAATGAGAGGGTAGAGATTTTTTATGAAAAAGAGATTCTTGGAACAGGAGGGGCCCTAAAAAATGCAGAGACCTTTTTGAAGGGTTCAACCTTTTTAGTTCATAATGGAGATATCTTTTCAGATGTTGATTTAAAAGAATTTATCTCTTTTCATTTTAAAGAAAGACCCATTGCCACTCTTCTTATCCTTGATAATCCAGAGGAAAACAGACTTTTCCTTGATGAGGAAGGAAATCTTATAGGGGTTGAGGGATATGTTGAGCCTGAAAGATATTTCAAGAAAATGGGTTTTTCAGGCCTTGCTCTTTATGAGCCAGAATTCCTGAATTTTCTTGAAAGAGGTTTTTCCTCGGTGGTTTCTTCCTGGATAGAGGCCTTAAAGGCAGGATTTACTATTAAAACTTACCCTCTTATAGGTTTCTGGATGGATTGCGGATCCCCTGAAGGTTATTTTAAAGCTGTAAAAAACTGTCTTAAGAATTCGGGAGAAACGGCCTATTTTCATCCTACCGCTAATTGTGATAACCTTGAATTTCAAGGCTATATTTCCATTGAAACTGAAACCTCCTTTGAAAGGGGAAGTTTCTTGAAAAATGTTATAGTTATTGCAGAAAAGAAAAAAATTTCAGGAAGTTTTGCAGAGGGTATTCTCTTTGAAGATACCTTTATACCTGTAAATCTTGAAAGAACCCTTGAAGAGATAGGAAGCGGAGGCTCAGATAGAAAATTTTTTAGGCTTTTTAATGGTTCTGTGCTTATGAAGGAGGAAAATCCCTCCCAGGATTTTGAAAGAACCTATCAATATGGCCTTTTTTTGAGAAAAGGTGGAATTAATGTTCCTGAGATAAAGGGGGCAGATTTTGAAAGAGGAGAGATCCTTTTTGAGGATCTTGGAGATATCTCCCTCTATACCTGGCTTAAAGGAAAAAGGAATAAGACAAAGATACTGGAGATGTATAAAAGAGTTTTAGAGGAAATGGTTAAGCTTCACACCCTTAAGATTGAAAACCCAGAGATCTTTAGAGTTTTTGATTTTGAGCATTTTCGCTGGGAAACAAGGTATTTTACTGAAAAATTTCTGGAATTCCTTTGTGAAATAAAAGCTTCCAAAGAGCTTGAAAGAGAGTTTGATGAGCTTGCAAGGATCTGTGATTCCTTCCCCAAGAATCTTCTTCACAGGGATTTTCAATCCCAGAATGTAATGATAAAGGATGGGACTCCCTATCTTATTGATTTTCAGGGGGCAAGGCTTGGACCCTCAGGTTATGATGTTTCTTCCCTTCTCTGGGATCCCTATTACAGGCTTGATGAGGAGATAAGAAAAGAATTGCTTGAATTTTATTTAAAGAGAAGAAGGGAAACTGAGCCTTCCTTTGAAAAGGAACTTTTTATTGAAAGTTTTAAGTATTTAAGGATTCAGAGGCATCTTCAGGCCCTTGCTGCCTATGTGAACCTTTCTTATTTTAAAGGAAAGGGGTATTTTCTCAAATTTATTCCTCAGGGTCTTTCCTATCTTGAGGAAGAGGTTAAAGAGATAGAATATCCCCTCTTGAGGGAGCTAATCTTTGCATGTAGAGAGAGGCTTTTGGAAAAAGGATTTTATGAAAAGTTTTCGTAGTGAAAAAGACTTAAGACTTTTTGTAAAAAAATTTTTTAAAGAGAATCTTAAGGGGCTTCCTGAAATGGCAAAGATTGAGATAGAGGTTTACTCCCTCAACCCACCTTCTGTGAAGCTTTATTTTCCCTTTTATTCAGAGGGAAATTTTTTAAGGGCCTTTGAGGTTGATTTTTTACTGGCTGAGCTTTATAATTTGGGGATAAAGGGTAGCCTTTTTTATCAAGACGATCTTGGAGAGAGGGAATTAAATGAGTTTTCTTGTGCTTGTTCCCAGTGAGCTTGAGGCAAAATATTTAAAAGATCTATCTCTTGATCTTCACCTTATTGGAATTGGGCCTATAGATTCAGCCCTTTCTGCTTATGAAATCTTTCGTGAAAAGAGACCGAGTCTTGCTTTTTTGACAGGTTTTGCCGGAGCCTATCCTAAAAGTGAGCTTGAGATAGGAGATGTGGTAGTTGGCACCTGTGAAAAATTTGTAGACTTCGGAAGAAAATATGAGACCCATCTTACCCCTCTTCCTGAAAATATTCCTGCCTGGGATTACTGTCCTTTAACCCATGTTTTTACAGAAAAGCTAATTTATATCCTTGAGGTGAATGGTTTTAATCCTCAGGGAGGGCCCCTTGCCACAGTTTGTGCTGCAACCTATGACCTTCAAAGAGCGCGTTTTATTGAGGAAAAATTTCAGGTTCTGGCTGAAAACATGGAAGGCTTTGGAGTAGGAAGAGCAGCAAGAAGAACCAAAGTTTTTCTCCTTGAAATAAGAGTCATAAGCAATATTCTTTCTGCACCTGAGAAAGACTGGGATTTTGAGAGGGCAGGAAAAAGGCTTCGTGAGGTCTGGGAATGTCTATTGAGAGAGTGGAAATAGCCGCCTCCCCCTGCCCCAATGATGTCTTCATCCTTTCTGGATTAATTCTTAATAAAGTCTTGACCTCCTTTGAGTATTCTTTTAAGTTTGCTGATATTGAAACCTTAAATGAGCTGGCCTTAAAAAAGGCTTTTCCAGTAATAAAGGTCTCTTTTGCCCTTTATCCCGAGGTATATCCAGATTATCAAATTCTTTCCTGTGGAAGTGCCCTCGGTTTTGGGGTTGGGCCTTTGCTTGTTTCTCGTAAAGAGATAAAAGAGCTTAACTTTGCAGATTTTAAAGTTGGGATTCCTGGAAGATATACTACTGCCTATTTTCTTTTTAAATTTTTTTATCCCAAGGAAATTCAAAAGATTTTTTTACCTTATTATGAGATTATTCCTGCCTTGCTCCGAGGGGATATTGACCTTGGGGTGTTGATTCACGAGGGGAGGTTTGTTTATGCAAAATATGGCCTCTTTCTTGTGCAAGATCTTGGGACCTATTGGGAGGAAAAGGTTAATGCTCCACTTCCTCTTGGGGGATTTCTTGTAAAAAGAGATTTTCCAGAGGATAAAAAAAACAGGATTTTACAGGACCTGAGAAGGAGTTTAAAATATGCCTGGGCTAAGAAAGATGAGGTTTATCCGCTCTTAAAAAAGTATGCCCAAGAGCCAAGCCAGGAAGTAATTTTTAATCATATTCAGACCTATGTAAACTCCTACACCCTTAAACTTGAAGGGGAAGCCCTAAAAGGGATTAAGGTCTTTTTTGAGACTTTGAATTTCAAGGAAGATCCAGAAAATTTTATCTGGGAGAACAAAGATGGAATTTCTTAAATTCTTCTTTCAGATTGGATTAACAGGAAAGTTAGTTTTACTTTTCCTTTTTTTTATGAGTTTTCTTTCCTGGTATTACATTTTTTTAAACTTTATTTCTTTGCGCAGTTTTAAAAGTGCCATTGAAAACTGGGATAATCGTTTAGAGCGAATTAAAGAATTTTCCCTATTTGTCAAAGAGGTTAAAGGTCAAAGTGGGGATCTCCTTTCTCAGAGTTTTAAGAAATTTTTAACCAGATTTGCCGAGGTCTATAATTTTTATAGTATAGAAAAAAAGGGGGCTGAAAGTTTTAGAACTGAGGCTGAAAAAGAGGTTGATGAGTGTGCTCTTATTGAACAAGAAAGAGTGGTTCTTAACCTTGGAAAGGGGCTTGGATATCTTGCCACCACAGCAAGCACCGCTCCTTTTATAGGACTTTTTGGCACTGTCTGGGGGATCATGCGCTCCTTTCACGAGATCGGGCTTAAGGGGAGCGCCTCCTTAGCTACAGTTGCCCCGGGTATTGCTGAAGCCCTCATCAATACAGCTATGGGCCTTTTTGTAGCTATACCTGCAGGTATTGCCTACAATTACTTTGTGCTTAAAAAGGAAAAATTGTCCAAAGAGTTAGAACTTACCTATAGAAAAATTTTAATAATTAGTAAAAGAGAATTTTTAAAGGATTGACTTGCATAAGTTCAGATCCTTACAAGAAAAAGGAAGGGTGGTAAAAAAGCTCCTCTTTCCAAAGGGGAATGGGTATGTGGAGAGATTTAATAGGATATTAGAGGAGAGTTTTATATGGTATTGGGAAGAAGACTTATTTGAGGATTTGGAGAAATTTAATAAGGCGTTGATGGGGTATTTGATATGGTATAATGGTGAAAGGCCCATTAGTGGGTTGCAACAGGTATCACCGATAAAATATTTGTGTTATGCCCAAAGAAAAAATACTATAGAGTCTCAAAAGATATGGACTTATACACGGACTTGCCAGTTATAAAAAGATATAGTATTTTAGTAAAAATTAAATACAGGAGGGGAGGATATGGCAGCATGTAAAGTGACAGATCAGGATTTTGAAAAGGAGGTTTTGCAATCATCTATCCCTGTTCTTGTTGATTTCTGGGCAGCCTGGTGTGGGCCTTGTAGAGCTATTGCCCCTGTGATTGATGAGCTTGCTGAAGAGTATGCAGGGAAGGTAAAGGTGTGCAAGATGAATGTAGATGAAAATCCAGTGACCCCTGGAAAATATGGAATTCGGGCTATTCCCACTTTAATAGTTTTTAAAGATGGCCAGGCAGTTGAGACCATTGTGGGAGCAGTTTCTAAGGCTACTCTTACCAATGCCCTAAATAAGGTGCTTGGTTAGTAGAGCCTGATGCCTGAAGATCTCTATGATTTAATAATAATAGGAGGGGGGCCTGCGGGTTTAACAGCAGGGCTTTATGCCCGTAGAGCCCTTCTAAAAACTCTTTTACTTGAAAAAGGTCCTCTCGGGGGCCAGGTTATCTATACTGATCTCATTGAGAATTATCCAGGCTTCCCTGAAGGTATCTCCGGTTTTGATCTAATTGACCTAATGCATAAACAGGTGCAAAAAGTTAATTTAGAGATCCTTGAAGAAGAGGTTATCGCTCTTTCAGATTTTGAAACCTATAAAGAGCTTACCACAGCAACAGGGAAGAAATTTCGATCAAGAGCGGTTATATTGGCCTTAGGGGCTATGTATAAAAAACTGGGTGTGCCTGGAGAGTTAGAGTTTACAGGCAAGGGAGTTTCCTATTGTGCAATTTGTGATGGCCCCTTTTACAGGGGAGAAGTAGTAGCTGTTGTAGGAGGGGGAAATACCGCCCTTCAGGAGGCCCTTCATCTGACTAAATATGCTGAGAAGGTTTATCTTATCCACAGAAGGGATGCCTTTAGAGCTACGGCGATCCTTCAGGAAAGGGTCAAAGCTAATCCCAAGATAGAGCTCATCTTGAATTCAGTCCCTGAAGAGATTCAGGGAAGGGACAAGGTTGAAACATTGAGGTTAAAAAATGTGAAAACGGGAGAAACCTTCATCCTTCCTGTTGCAGGTATTTTTATCTTTATTGGTCTTACTGCGAGTACTCAGTGGCTTAAGGGAATCCTTGACCTTGATGAACAGGGTTTTATAATAACTGATAAAGAAATGAGAACCTCCCTATCCGGGGTCTTTGCCTGTGGAGATTGTGTGAGCAAGAAGTTTCGCCAGATTATAAATGCCTGTGGAGAAGGGGCTGTGGCTGCCTTAAATGCAGAAGAGTTTATTAAGTCCTTGGTTGAATAATTGAGGGAAAAGGTGTGATACCTAAGAAAGGGATTTTTCTTATTTTTTTGATCTTTCTATTATCAGCCTGTGCCAAAATCCCTGATCCCCTTAAAGTTTGGCAGGCAAGGGAAGTAAAGATAAAAGAAGAGGCTCCTCTTTCTGAGCTTATGCAAAGAGCTGAGAGATACTTCCAGCGAGGACAATATGATCTTGCCACTCAGTATTTTGAAGAAGTGAAAAATAAATATCCCGGTACTCCTGAATCAGTTCTGGCTGAGCTCCGTCTGGCAGACACCAAGTTCTGGGCTGGAGATTACTTAGAGGCCATTACTTTTTATGAGGAGTTTGAGAAGTTTTATCCCAATAATGAGGCCATACCCTATGTAATCTTTCAGATCGGGACTTGTTATTATAAGCTTCGCCAGACCATTGATAGGGACCCAACTTATGCTAAAAAAGCGATAGAAACTTATCAGAGACTTTTACAAACCTTTCCTCAAAATGCATACCGTATTGAAGCAGAAAATCGTATAAGAGAACTAAGAGAGCTTCTTGCCTCTCATGAGTTTTATGTGGCAAGTTTTTATTTTAAGATCAAATATTATCGCGCAGCTTATAAAAGACTCCTTTATCTACTTGAGACCTATCCTGAAACCTATGTAGCCCAACAGGCAAAAGCTTCTCTTGAAAAATACTATCAAATGGCCTTAAAAGAAACTGAGTCATTTAATAAAGGTGAAGTAAAGGACTTTTTCGGAGGGAGTGTCCCTTAAGTAGTTTCTTCTTCAGTCAAGGGAAATTCAATAATTCTCTCTCTATTAAAAGGGCTACCCACAAATTCAGGTGTAGGCTCTTGAAAGTCCTCAAGGGTTAAAAATGGTTCTGTTGCTCCAGGGGGAAAGATACCCAGTCTCTCAATTTCAAGGCCCATATCAGCTCCACACCTTGGACAGGCCTTGAGCTCCTCAGAAAAGAAATAGTTACATTTGGGACATCTCATGTTCCACCTCCTTTTCCCCGCTTTCTTTACCACAGCACTTTTTATACTTTTTCCCTGAGCCACAGGGACAGGGATCGTTTCTTCCCACTTTGACACTCCTTACAGGCTCTTGGGCTTGAGGCTTTTCTTCAAAGAGGTCTTCTCGCTTAAATTCAAGTTTTTTCTCATCTATTTCACCTTCTTCAAGCACCATCTCTTGAATTCGTTCTGCCTCTTCTCTCAATTCCACGCGGAATAGATAGGAAAGGGTAGTTTCCCGGATCTTTCGCATAAGTTCCACAAAGAGATGAAAGGCCTCTCTTTTGTATTCCTGAAGGGGGTTTTTCTGGCCATATCCCCTTAAGCCCACACTTTCCTTGATATGATCAAGGATAAGGAGATGTTCCTTCCAAAGGGAATCAATGGTTGTAAGAAGGAAGTATTTTTCAAGGTTTCTCATGAGGTCTGGACCAATAAGTTTTTCTTTCCTTTCATAGGTAGAGATAGCCTGCTTTTTCAGTTCTTCAAGTAGGGAAGTTTTATTTGTAAAGCTCTTTTCAGAAAAGACTGGTTCAAAGGCAAAAACCTCTTTTACTCTTGTTTTTAAATTTTCAAGGGCATCCATAGAGATATTTTTCTCCTCAAAGATGGTTTCTGAGATGAGATCTTCCGCGGTCTCATCAAGCATAGAGAGAATCCAGTCCCTGATGGTTTCGCTTTTCAGGATCTCTTTTCTCTGGGAGTAAATAGTTTCGCGTTGTTTATTCATCACATCGTCATATTCAAGAAGATGCTTTCTGATCTCAAAATGATAAGCCTCAACCTTTTTCTGAGCCTGTTCAATGGCTTTGGTTAACCAAGGATGCTCAAGAGGCTCTCCCTCAGGAAGACCTAATTTTTCCATAAAACTCTTGAGTTTGTCTGAGCCAAAAAGTCTTAGCAGATCATCTTCAAGAGAAAGAAAGAATCTACTTGCTCCAGGATCTCCCTGTCTTCCAGATCTACCTCTCAATTGATTATCAATACGCCTTGATTCATGCCTTTCTGTTCCAATAATATAAAGCCCTCCTAAGGACCTTACCTTTTCTGCATCCTCTTGACATTCAAGGTATTTTTGATAAAGTAGAGTTGCCCAGTAATCGGGATACTTTTCTGTAGGATTTTGTCCCTGTCTGGCAAGGGCAAGAACCTCATTCCAGGCCCTTTCAGGGATTTCATTAAGGTCGTAGCCTTCTGCAGAAAGTTGGGTCTTGGCAAGCCCTTCTGGATTTCCTCCCAGAAGAATATCAACACCTCTTCCAGCCATATTGGTGGCAATAGTTACAGCATGAGACCTTCCAGCCTGAGCAATAATCTGGGCCTCTCTTTCGTGGTGCTTGGCATTTAATACCTGATGGGGAATCTTTTTCTTTTTGAGCATTTTTGAAAGAAGTTCACTTTTTTCAATGGAGACAGTTCCAACAAGAACAGGACGGCCTTTTTTGTAATTTTCCTCAATTTCTTCAACGACTTTTTCAAGTTTTTCCTTGTAAGTGCGGAAGACAAGATCAGGAAAATCTTGTCTTATCATTGGCTTGTGCGTGGGAACAACCACCACATCTAAGTTATAAATCTCTTTAAACTCAGCTGCTTCAGTCTCAGCGGTTCCAGTCATACCAGCTATTTTTTCATACATCCTGAAATAGTTTTGGATGGTGACCATAGCTAAGGTTTGATTTTCAGCCTCAATGCGAACCCTTTCTTTGGCCTCAACTGCCTGATGTAGACCATCACTCCAGCGTCTTCCAGGCATGAGCCTTCCCGTAAATTCATCCACTATGACAACTTTGCCATCCTTTACCACATAGTCCACATCTCTTTTAAAAAGGTGATGGGCTCTCAGGGATTGATTGATATGATGCACAATTCGGACATATCTTGGATTGTAAAGATTTTTTATACCAAGAAGCCTTTCACATTCAGTTATTCCCTCCTCGGTAAGGTGAGCACTTTTGGTTTTTTCATCTATTGTAAAGTGAATATCCTTTTTGAGTTTTCGCACAATTTCATCAATATAATAGTAAAGATCTGTTGACTCCTCTGATGGTCCCGAGATAATAAGTGGGGTCCTTGCTTCATCAATAAGAATAGAGTCCACTTCATCAATTATGGCATAGTAATGATCTCTCTGAACCATATCTTCAAGGGAATATTTCATATTATCCCTTAAATAGTCAAAGCCAAATTCAGAGTTTGTGCCGTAGGTGATATCCGCCTGGTAGGCCTCTTTTCGTTCTTCATCATCCATACCAGAGACAATGTATCCCACCTTTAGTCCAAGGAAACGATAAACAGGCCCCATCCATTCCGCATCTCTTTTGGCCAAATAATCGTTAACAGTAACTATATGAACTCCTCTTCCGGTCAAGGCATTGAGATAAGCAGGAAGAGTGGCAACCAGGGTTTTTCCTTCTCCGGTTTTCATTTCAGCAATCTTTCCCTGATGAAGAACAATTCCACCCATGAGCTGAACATCAAAGTGCCTCAGCCCAAGAACTCTACGAGAGGCCTCTCTTACCACTGCAAAGGCCTCAGGCAAGATCTCATCAAGAGGTGCCCCTTGAGAAAGCC
This window of the Caldimicrobium thiodismutans genome carries:
- the secA gene encoding preprotein translocase subunit SecA, whose amino-acid sequence is MITQLITKIVGTKNERELKKLKPIVQKINSFESEIQKLSDEELSRKTIEFKERLSQGAPLDEILPEAFAVVREASRRVLGLRHFDVQLMGGIVLHQGKIAEMKTGEGKTLVATLPAYLNALTGRGVHIVTVNDYLAKRDAEWMGPVYRFLGLKVGYIVSGMDDEERKEAYQADITYGTNSEFGFDYLRDNMKYSLEDMVQRDHYYAIIDEVDSILIDEARTPLIISGPSEESTDLYYYIDEIVRKLKKDIHFTIDEKTKSAHLTEEGITECERLLGIKNLYNPRYVRIVHHINQSLRAHHLFKRDVDYVVKDGKVVIVDEFTGRLMPGRRWSDGLHQAVEAKERVRIEAENQTLAMVTIQNYFRMYEKIAGMTGTAETEAAEFKEIYNLDVVVVPTHKPMIRQDFPDLVFRTYKEKLEKVVEEIEENYKKGRPVLVGTVSIEKSELLSKMLKKKKIPHQVLNAKHHEREAQIIAQAGRSHAVTIATNMAGRGVDILLGGNPEGLAKTQLSAEGYDLNEIPERAWNEVLALARQGQNPTEKYPDYWATLLYQKYLECQEDAEKVRSLGGLYIIGTERHESRRIDNQLRGRSGRQGDPGASRFFLSLEDDLLRLFGSDKLKSFMEKLGLPEGEPLEHPWLTKAIEQAQKKVEAYHFEIRKHLLEYDDVMNKQRETIYSQRKEILKSETIRDWILSMLDETAEDLISETIFEEKNISMDALENLKTRVKEVFAFEPVFSEKSFTNKTSLLEELKKQAISTYERKEKLIGPDLMRNLEKYFLLTTIDSLWKEHLLILDHIKESVGLRGYGQKNPLQEYKREAFHLFVELMRKIRETTLSYLFRVELREEAERIQEMVLEEGEIDEKKLEFKREDLFEEKPQAQEPVRSVKVGRNDPCPCGSGKKYKKCCGKESGEKEVEHEMSQM